The genomic segment ATCGCCGAGGTGTGGACGCTGCTCGACGGTGAATGCACCACCGAGACCCGCGACCGCCTGCGCCACCATCTCGAAGAGTGCCCGACGTGCCTGCAGTACTACGGGGTGGAAGAGCGGATCAAGAAGCTGGTCGCCTCGCGATGCAGCGGGGATAAGGCGCCCAAACACCTGCTGGAGAAGGTTCGGCTGCAGATCAGCCAGACCACGATCATCCGGCGCGGCTAGCGCCACAAA from the Mycolicibacterium crocinum genome contains:
- the rsrA gene encoding mycothiol system anti-sigma-R factor, which produces MTDDQVSGGEGEWRPPIGPVDPDHPECAAVIAEVWTLLDGECTTETRDRLRHHLEECPTCLQYYGVEERIKKLVASRCSGDKAPKHLLEKVRLQISQTTIIRRG